In the genome of candidate division KSB1 bacterium, one region contains:
- a CDS encoding polyprenyl synthetase family protein, with product MEIAEIAAPVQDFFDRFESEFLNRFKSAVPLADQAVNYLARKKGKRLRPLLVFLTASLHGRLSPRTMSAAVVIEMFHTATLVHDDVVDESHLRRGSPTVNDIWGNRISILIGDLLFSKTLAGIVDLQDTEAVAVLAETAERITEGELLQIAYSREGTLSEASYFDLIAKKTASLFNASCQLGAMTVGENGSARRKMAEFGENFGIAFQIMDDLLDYIGDEKLMGKPTGSDLREGKVTLPLIFALRQAESKERLRIIEMITEGISNDEQAKQIIRFADEYGGIQYAHNQVRAYLKNALAVLDSYPDSPSRRSLAALVELSTSRNR from the coding sequence GTGGAAATTGCAGAAATCGCCGCTCCCGTTCAAGATTTTTTTGACCGTTTTGAAAGTGAATTTCTCAACCGGTTTAAATCTGCCGTCCCGTTGGCCGACCAAGCCGTCAACTATTTAGCCCGCAAAAAAGGCAAGCGCCTGCGTCCTCTGTTGGTGTTCTTGACCGCTTCTCTCCACGGCCGTCTTTCGCCTCGAACAATGAGTGCGGCGGTGGTGATCGAAATGTTCCACACGGCAACCCTGGTGCACGACGACGTAGTCGATGAATCGCATTTACGTCGAGGATCGCCTACCGTCAATGACATTTGGGGAAACAGAATCTCCATTTTGATCGGCGATCTTTTATTCAGCAAAACGCTGGCCGGTATTGTCGATTTGCAGGATACAGAAGCTGTGGCAGTTTTAGCCGAGACGGCCGAGCGCATTACTGAAGGCGAGCTATTGCAGATCGCCTACAGTCGGGAGGGAACGCTTTCGGAAGCAAGCTATTTCGATTTGATTGCCAAAAAGACCGCCTCGTTGTTCAACGCTTCCTGTCAATTGGGCGCCATGACCGTCGGCGAAAACGGTTCGGCGCGCCGAAAGATGGCCGAATTCGGCGAAAATTTCGGCATCGCTTTTCAAATCATGGATGATCTTTTGGACTATATCGGCGATGAAAAGCTGATGGGAAAACCGACCGGCAGCGACCTGCGCGAAGGCAAGGTCACTTTGCCGCTCATTTTCGCCCTCAGACAGGCAGAAAGCAAGGAACGACTGCGCATTATCGAGATGATTACCGAGGGCATCAGCAACGACGAGCAGGCCAAGCAGATCATCCGGTTTGCAGATGAATACGGCGGCATTCAGTACGCTCACAATCAAGTTCGAGCCTACTTGAAAAACGCCTTGGCGGTTTTGGATAGTTATCCCGATTCTCCGAGCCGCCGCAGTCTTGCAGCCTTGGTCGAGTTGTCAACCAGTCGAAATCGTTAG